A single Anopheles arabiensis isolate DONGOLA chromosome 2, AaraD3, whole genome shotgun sequence DNA region contains:
- the LOC120894144 gene encoding semaphorin-5A isoform X2 has product MSAGAPCRPPRCGSAVQPPRTSSICHRMATVGLLMLMFTFVAATIEDIKDDRRFISYNDLLVTAHRFTDPNVTSYARMLIDVSGDQLIVGARDNLFRFSLRLEEIERAPWEVPVSMRALCLQKGQSDEACHNYVMVLQSYGSQVYACGTHAFNPRCTVRHMEDLSVTRNDDGVAKCPFNPNANMTALMSESGQLFVGSATDFSGLDSAIMRSDITENNSRILRTVQYNSLWLNEPQFAGSFEHGGFIYFVLREAAVEYMNCGKIIYSRIARVCKNDAGGTPGILKDNWTSFVKARLNCSLPGDYPFYYNEVQGMVYSQDEGVLYATFTTPENSIHGSAICAYNMSAIQAAFDGAFKHQESKGAAWRAQDVSNRDHYECRSGSPSGRHMSLIESSKYQLMDQAIQPITGRPLHHTALERLSHIAIDIIPTKLHERVHIIYVATDGGTIKKISVLPRTKDTCVIEIWQPEERPDTPIKVMQYVKDTESLYVGTERALMRIPANHCGRHLSRASCLNSMDPYCGWNELQEACTIAPNGDTLARYWVQNATECPVLTAPVDGGWSAWSGWFRCAQSPGQAGGIGGTIGGGSLGSSAAGEDFGPNADTCLCRTRTCNNPPPKNGGTGCTGMHIAVTNCTVHGGWTEWSAWSACSQTCGMAVKTRRRTCGNPKPAHGGRVCVGPDRAEIYCSHLPPCPAPKQPPIDGGWGPYGDFGECSAVCGGGFRIRRRKCDNPVPQNGGMDCSGCHFDYEVCNTQPCPDVRKAGTWTPWLTVANGTMASGGYVEKRFRFTCKAPIADSALLKITPKEEVRVCQPDGSCQRSVDPNALAPGLAGGEEGEDGWSEWSSWSPCSASCGGGYQHRTRTCEKLECVGFNKTRRACNTQPCRGEWGCWTDWSPCSVSCGTGTRTRSRQCLSMSGSVTPENDCEGKSVQYESCDMPSCDSFLGWGEWSEWSPCNGDNERIRTRACLQPHAVSATGELTCQGSDRELRKCNIEQANDVPLPPAAVYVSSISAIVIAVLVTMLVCCGVSIAGTIMFMNKKKKGLKAIQGSPCYGSYPNQYSSLPTKDYTDGGHKPKRQSSFKGSRNDASGSKLSNGTGTLVKSINVNGGPLGNNTPKILSKSFNETDTATIKRNSHGPNNIRHARQLEMDEDKY; this is encoded by the exons AGACAACCTGTTCCGGTTTTCGCTCCGGCTGGAGGAGATCGAGCGAGCGCCATGGGAGGTGCCGGTCAGCATGCGCGCCCTCTGCCTGCAGAAGGGCCAATCGGACGAAGCGTGCCACAACTACGTGATGGTGCTGCAGAGCTACGGCAGCCAGGTGTACGCGTGCGGCACGCACGCCTTCAATCCGCGCTGCACCGTGCGCCACATGGAGGATCTTTCCGTCACGCGCAACGACGACGGTGTGGCCAAGTGTCCGTTCAATCCGAACGCCAACATGACGGCCCTAATGTCCGAGTCGGGCCAACTGTTTGTCGGTTCGGCGACCGACTTTTCCGGGCTCGATTCCGCTATCATGCGGTCGGACATTACGGAGAACAATTCGCGCATCCTGCGCACGGTACAGTACAACTCGCTCTGGCTGAACGAGCCACAGTTTGCGGGCAGTTTTGAGCACGGTGGATTCATCTACTTCGTGCTGCGCGAGGCAGCGGTGGAGTACATGAACTGTGGCAAGATTATTTACTCGCGGATCGCGCGTGTCTGCAAGAACGATGCTGGCGGTACGCCTGGCATACTGAAGGACAACTGGACGTCGTTTGTGAAGGCACGGCTGAACTGCTCGCTGCCCGGGGATTATCCGTTCTACTACAACGAGGTGCAGGGCATGGTGTACTCGCAGGACGAAGGGGTTCTCTACGCGACCTTCACCACACCGGA GAACAGCATCCACGGGTCAGCGATCTGTGCGTacaacatgtccgccatacaggCCGCCTTCGACGGAGCGTTCAAGCACCAGGAATCGAAGGGTGCCGCTTGGCGCGCGCAAGACGTCAGCAATCGGGACCATTACGAGTGCCGCAGTGGCAGTCCGTCCGGGCGCCACATGTCGCTGATCGAGTCGTCCAAGTATCAGCTGATGGATCAAGCGATTCAGCCAATCACCGGACGGCCCCTGCACCACACGGCCCTGGAGCGGCTGAGCCACATTGCGATCGACATCATTCCCACCAAGCTGCACGAGCGCGTCCACATCATCTACGTCGCGACGGACGGCGGCACGATCAAGAAGATCTCGGTGCTGCCCCGCACCAAGGACACGTGCGTGATCGAAATCTGGCAGCCGGAAGAGCGCCCCGACACCCCCATCAAGGTGATGCAGTACGTGAAGGACACGGAATCGCTGTATGTCGGCACGGAGCGGGCCCTGATGCGCATTCCGGCCAACCACTGCGGCCGGCATCTGTCCCGCGCCAGCTGCCTCAACTCGATGGATCCGTACTGTGGCTGGAACGAGCTGCAGGAGGCGTGCACGATCGCACCGAACGGTGACACGCTTGCGCGGTACTGGGTGCAGAACGCTACCGAGTGTCCCGTGCTGACCGCACCCGTCGACGGTGGATGGTCGGCCTGGTCCGGCTGGTTCCGGTGTGCCCAGTCGCCCGGCCAAGCGGGCGGCATCGGCGGTACGATCGGCGGAGGATCGCTAGGATCCTCGGCGGCCGGGGAAGACTTTGGCCCGAACGCGGACACCTGCCTGTGTCGGACGCGCACGTGCAACAATCCGCCGCCGAAGAATGGCGGCACTGGCTGCACCGGCATGCACATCGCCGTCACCAACTGTACCGTGCACGGTGGCTGGACGGAGTGGTCCGCCTGGTCGGCTTGCTCGCAAACGTGCGGCATGGCGGTGAAGACGCGCCGCCGCACCTGTGGCAATCCGAAGCCGGCGCACGGTGGGCGAGTCTGTGTGGGGCCGGATCGGGCCGAGATTTACTGTTCCCATCTGCCACCGTGTCCGGCACCGAAGCAACCACCGATCGATGGTGGCTGGGGACCGTACGGAGACTTTGGGGAGTGTAGTGCGGTGTGCGGTGGTGGTTTCCGCATACGCCGCCGCAAGTGTGACAATCCGGTACCGCAAAACGGAGGCATGGACTGTTCCGGGTGTCACTTTGACTACGAAGTGTGTAACACGCAGCCCTGCCCGGATGTGCGCAAGGCGGGCACGTGGACACCGTGGCTGACGGTAGCGAACGGGACGATGGCTAGCGGAGGGTATGTGGAGAAGCGGTTCCGATTTACGTGCAAGGCACCGATTGCTGACTCGGCACTGTTGAAGATTACGCCCAAGGAGGAGGTGCGCGTGTGTCAGCCGGACGGTTCGTGTCAACGGTCGGTCGATCCGAACGCACTGGCGCCTGGGTTGGCCGGTGGGGAGGAGGGTGAGGATGGATGGAGCGAATGGAGTTCGTGGAGTCCGTGCAGTGCGTCCTGTGGAGGTGGCTATCAGCATCGAACCCGCACCTGCGAGAAGCTCGAGTGCGTCGGGTTTAACAAGACGCGGCGGGCGTGCAACACGCAACCATGTAGAG GTGAATGGGGATGCTGGACGGATTGGTCACCGTGCTCGGTTAGCTGCGGCACTGGCACCCGCACCCGGTCCCGCCAGTGCCTGTCGATGTCCGGCAGTGTGACGCCCGAAAACGATTGCGAGGGTAAAAGCGTTCAGTACGAGAGCTGCGACATGCCGAGCTGTGACT CATTCCTCGGATGGGGCGAATGGAGCGAATGGTCACCGTGCAATGGGGACAATGAGCGGATACGTACCCGCGCCTGTCTGCAGCCGCACGCCGTCTCCGCGACCGGTGAGCTGACGTGCCAGGGCAGTGATCGTGAACTGCGCAAGTGTAACATCGAACAAGCGAATG ATGTTCCACTGCCACCGGCCGCCGTGTACGTGTCGTCCATCTCGGCCATCGTGATCGCTGTCCTGGTGACGATGCTGGTGTGCTGCGGCGTCAGTATTGCCGGCACGATTATGTTCatgaacaagaagaagaagggccTGAAAGCGATACAGGGTTCGCCGTGCTACGGTTCCTACCCCAACCAGTACTCGTCGCTACCGACCAAGGAT TACACCGACGGTGGCCACAAACCGAAGCGCCAGTCGTCCTTCAAGGGTTCGCGGAACGATGCGAGCGGTTCGAAGCTTTCCAACGGCACCGGCACGCTGGTAAAGTCGATCAACGTGAACGGTGGCCCACTGGGAAACAACACGCCGAAGATACTGTCGAAATCGTTCAACGAAACCGACACCGCCACGATCAAGCGCAACTCGCACGGTCCGAACAATATCCGGCACGCCCGCCAGCTCGAGATGGACGAGGACAAGTACTGA
- the LOC120894144 gene encoding semaphorin-5A isoform X1, producing the protein MSAGAPCRPPRCGSAVQPPRTSSICHRMATVGLLMLMFTFVAATIEDIKDDRRFISYNDLLVTAHRFTDPNVTSYARMLIDVSGDQLIVGARDNLFRFSLRLEEIERAPWEVPVSMRALCLQKGQSDEACHNYVMVLQSYGSQVYACGTHAFNPRCTVRHMEDLSVTRNDDGVAKCPFNPNANMTALMSESGQLFVGSATDFSGLDSAIMRSDITENNSRILRTVQYNSLWLNEPQFAGSFEHGGFIYFVLREAAVEYMNCGKIIYSRIARVCKNDAGGTPGILKDNWTSFVKARLNCSLPGDYPFYYNEVQGMVYSQDEGVLYATFTTPENSIHGSAICAYNMSAIQAAFDGAFKHQESKGAAWRAQDVSNRDHYECRSGSPSGRHMSLIESSKYQLMDQAIQPITGRPLHHTALERLSHIAIDIIPTKLHERVHIIYVATDGGTIKKISVLPRTKDTCVIEIWQPEERPDTPIKVMQYVKDTESLYVGTERALMRIPANHCGRHLSRASCLNSMDPYCGWNELQEACTIAPNGDTLARYWVQNATECPVLTAPVDGGWSAWSGWFRCAQSPGQAGGIGGTIGGGSLGSSAAGEDFGPNADTCLCRTRTCNNPPPKNGGTGCTGMHIAVTNCTVHGGWTEWSAWSACSQTCGMAVKTRRRTCGNPKPAHGGRVCVGPDRAEIYCSHLPPCPAPKQPPIDGGWGPYGDFGECSAVCGGGFRIRRRKCDNPVPQNGGMDCSGCHFDYEVCNTQPCPDVRKAGTWTPWLTVANGTMASGGYVEKRFRFTCKAPIADSALLKITPKEEVRVCQPDGSCQRSVDPNALAPGLAGGEEGEDGWSEWSSWSPCSASCGGGYQHRTRTCEKLECVGFNKTRRACNTQPCRGEWGCWTDWSPCSVSCGTGTRTRSRQCLSMSGSVTPENDCEGKSVQYESCDMPSCDSFLGWGEWSEWSPCNGDNERIRTRACLQPHAVSATGELTCQGSDRELRKCNIEQANDVPLPPAAVYVSSISAIVIAVLVTMLVCCGVSIAGTIMFMNKKKKGLKAIQGSPCYGSYPNQYSSLPTKDVSMDLMYTDGGHKPKRQSSFKGSRNDASGSKLSNGTGTLVKSINVNGGPLGNNTPKILSKSFNETDTATIKRNSHGPNNIRHARQLEMDEDKY; encoded by the exons AGACAACCTGTTCCGGTTTTCGCTCCGGCTGGAGGAGATCGAGCGAGCGCCATGGGAGGTGCCGGTCAGCATGCGCGCCCTCTGCCTGCAGAAGGGCCAATCGGACGAAGCGTGCCACAACTACGTGATGGTGCTGCAGAGCTACGGCAGCCAGGTGTACGCGTGCGGCACGCACGCCTTCAATCCGCGCTGCACCGTGCGCCACATGGAGGATCTTTCCGTCACGCGCAACGACGACGGTGTGGCCAAGTGTCCGTTCAATCCGAACGCCAACATGACGGCCCTAATGTCCGAGTCGGGCCAACTGTTTGTCGGTTCGGCGACCGACTTTTCCGGGCTCGATTCCGCTATCATGCGGTCGGACATTACGGAGAACAATTCGCGCATCCTGCGCACGGTACAGTACAACTCGCTCTGGCTGAACGAGCCACAGTTTGCGGGCAGTTTTGAGCACGGTGGATTCATCTACTTCGTGCTGCGCGAGGCAGCGGTGGAGTACATGAACTGTGGCAAGATTATTTACTCGCGGATCGCGCGTGTCTGCAAGAACGATGCTGGCGGTACGCCTGGCATACTGAAGGACAACTGGACGTCGTTTGTGAAGGCACGGCTGAACTGCTCGCTGCCCGGGGATTATCCGTTCTACTACAACGAGGTGCAGGGCATGGTGTACTCGCAGGACGAAGGGGTTCTCTACGCGACCTTCACCACACCGGA GAACAGCATCCACGGGTCAGCGATCTGTGCGTacaacatgtccgccatacaggCCGCCTTCGACGGAGCGTTCAAGCACCAGGAATCGAAGGGTGCCGCTTGGCGCGCGCAAGACGTCAGCAATCGGGACCATTACGAGTGCCGCAGTGGCAGTCCGTCCGGGCGCCACATGTCGCTGATCGAGTCGTCCAAGTATCAGCTGATGGATCAAGCGATTCAGCCAATCACCGGACGGCCCCTGCACCACACGGCCCTGGAGCGGCTGAGCCACATTGCGATCGACATCATTCCCACCAAGCTGCACGAGCGCGTCCACATCATCTACGTCGCGACGGACGGCGGCACGATCAAGAAGATCTCGGTGCTGCCCCGCACCAAGGACACGTGCGTGATCGAAATCTGGCAGCCGGAAGAGCGCCCCGACACCCCCATCAAGGTGATGCAGTACGTGAAGGACACGGAATCGCTGTATGTCGGCACGGAGCGGGCCCTGATGCGCATTCCGGCCAACCACTGCGGCCGGCATCTGTCCCGCGCCAGCTGCCTCAACTCGATGGATCCGTACTGTGGCTGGAACGAGCTGCAGGAGGCGTGCACGATCGCACCGAACGGTGACACGCTTGCGCGGTACTGGGTGCAGAACGCTACCGAGTGTCCCGTGCTGACCGCACCCGTCGACGGTGGATGGTCGGCCTGGTCCGGCTGGTTCCGGTGTGCCCAGTCGCCCGGCCAAGCGGGCGGCATCGGCGGTACGATCGGCGGAGGATCGCTAGGATCCTCGGCGGCCGGGGAAGACTTTGGCCCGAACGCGGACACCTGCCTGTGTCGGACGCGCACGTGCAACAATCCGCCGCCGAAGAATGGCGGCACTGGCTGCACCGGCATGCACATCGCCGTCACCAACTGTACCGTGCACGGTGGCTGGACGGAGTGGTCCGCCTGGTCGGCTTGCTCGCAAACGTGCGGCATGGCGGTGAAGACGCGCCGCCGCACCTGTGGCAATCCGAAGCCGGCGCACGGTGGGCGAGTCTGTGTGGGGCCGGATCGGGCCGAGATTTACTGTTCCCATCTGCCACCGTGTCCGGCACCGAAGCAACCACCGATCGATGGTGGCTGGGGACCGTACGGAGACTTTGGGGAGTGTAGTGCGGTGTGCGGTGGTGGTTTCCGCATACGCCGCCGCAAGTGTGACAATCCGGTACCGCAAAACGGAGGCATGGACTGTTCCGGGTGTCACTTTGACTACGAAGTGTGTAACACGCAGCCCTGCCCGGATGTGCGCAAGGCGGGCACGTGGACACCGTGGCTGACGGTAGCGAACGGGACGATGGCTAGCGGAGGGTATGTGGAGAAGCGGTTCCGATTTACGTGCAAGGCACCGATTGCTGACTCGGCACTGTTGAAGATTACGCCCAAGGAGGAGGTGCGCGTGTGTCAGCCGGACGGTTCGTGTCAACGGTCGGTCGATCCGAACGCACTGGCGCCTGGGTTGGCCGGTGGGGAGGAGGGTGAGGATGGATGGAGCGAATGGAGTTCGTGGAGTCCGTGCAGTGCGTCCTGTGGAGGTGGCTATCAGCATCGAACCCGCACCTGCGAGAAGCTCGAGTGCGTCGGGTTTAACAAGACGCGGCGGGCGTGCAACACGCAACCATGTAGAG GTGAATGGGGATGCTGGACGGATTGGTCACCGTGCTCGGTTAGCTGCGGCACTGGCACCCGCACCCGGTCCCGCCAGTGCCTGTCGATGTCCGGCAGTGTGACGCCCGAAAACGATTGCGAGGGTAAAAGCGTTCAGTACGAGAGCTGCGACATGCCGAGCTGTGACT CATTCCTCGGATGGGGCGAATGGAGCGAATGGTCACCGTGCAATGGGGACAATGAGCGGATACGTACCCGCGCCTGTCTGCAGCCGCACGCCGTCTCCGCGACCGGTGAGCTGACGTGCCAGGGCAGTGATCGTGAACTGCGCAAGTGTAACATCGAACAAGCGAATG ATGTTCCACTGCCACCGGCCGCCGTGTACGTGTCGTCCATCTCGGCCATCGTGATCGCTGTCCTGGTGACGATGCTGGTGTGCTGCGGCGTCAGTATTGCCGGCACGATTATGTTCatgaacaagaagaagaagggccTGAAAGCGATACAGGGTTCGCCGTGCTACGGTTCCTACCCCAACCAGTACTCGTCGCTACCGACCAAGGATGTTAGTATGGATTTAATG TACACCGACGGTGGCCACAAACCGAAGCGCCAGTCGTCCTTCAAGGGTTCGCGGAACGATGCGAGCGGTTCGAAGCTTTCCAACGGCACCGGCACGCTGGTAAAGTCGATCAACGTGAACGGTGGCCCACTGGGAAACAACACGCCGAAGATACTGTCGAAATCGTTCAACGAAACCGACACCGCCACGATCAAGCGCAACTCGCACGGTCCGAACAATATCCGGCACGCCCGCCAGCTCGAGATGGACGAGGACAAGTACTGA